In Desulfomonile tiedjei DSM 6799, a genomic segment contains:
- a CDS encoding branched-chain amino acid ABC transporter permease yields the protein MKTVLVLQSLLSGIMMGAVYALLGVGFSLTWGVMKVINIAHAAFGLIAAFIAYTLLNTWRIDPIVSLVFTTPFLFFAAAFLYRILINPITRAKEVIVSSMILTFGMAIILENLMLVIWGPDPRLLTTWYTSKVLVVGPFYFQYPRVAGFLMAMAGVLSIHFFLKKTYTGKAVRAAWQQSEAAQLCGVNLNWISTITFGLAVASAGAGGVAMAFLYSFEPHAHNLWLVHLFLVVIVGGVGNVLGTAAAGLLIGIITGLSLAFLPYQWVNILTFGLLMIVLVLRPQGLFTSEV from the coding sequence ATGAAAACTGTACTGGTGCTGCAATCTCTTCTCAGTGGGATCATGATGGGAGCAGTATATGCTCTCCTTGGGGTGGGGTTTTCTCTCACCTGGGGAGTGATGAAGGTCATCAATATAGCGCATGCAGCGTTCGGGCTCATAGCTGCTTTCATTGCGTACACGCTGCTCAATACGTGGAGAATCGATCCTATTGTATCTCTCGTATTCACGACTCCTTTTCTCTTTTTCGCTGCTGCATTCCTTTATCGGATCCTGATAAACCCGATCACCAGGGCCAAGGAAGTCATCGTGTCTTCTATGATACTCACTTTTGGCATGGCAATTATCCTGGAAAATCTGATGCTCGTGATCTGGGGACCGGACCCGCGACTCCTTACTACGTGGTACACGAGTAAGGTCCTCGTAGTTGGCCCGTTCTATTTTCAGTATCCCAGGGTGGCAGGATTCTTGATGGCCATGGCCGGCGTTTTGTCGATTCATTTCTTCTTGAAGAAAACCTATACCGGCAAAGCGGTTCGAGCCGCGTGGCAGCAGTCGGAAGCTGCGCAACTGTGCGGAGTCAATCTCAATTGGATCAGCACGATCACATTCGGACTTGCCGTTGCATCTGCCGGTGCCGGCGGAGTTGCCATGGCATTCCTGTATTCCTTTGAGCCCCATGCACACAACCTGTGGCTTGTGCACCTTTTTCTCGTGGTAATCGTCGGGGGAGTAGGAAACGTGCTTGGCACGGCGGCCGCAGGGCTGTTGATCGGAATAATCACAGGACTTTCCCTGGCGTTTCTTCCATATCAATGGGTGAACATCCTTACATTCGGTCTTTTGATGATAGTGCTCGTATTGAGGCCGCAGGGTCTTTTCACGAGTGAGGTGTGA
- a CDS encoding branched-chain amino acid ABC transporter permease yields the protein MPDNSPSKRYWVFAAVFVLFCLALFPWLGPPVYFVSFLFTVFMYIVLATSWNIIGGYAGYLSFGHVAFFGIGAYATVMMANLLNLSPIGTVLGTIPSGAIAALIAVIIGYPCLALRGPYFAVITLCFAFVVHLAVKNFSFLGGADGLWIKSMELPIHVSRAILFELMLGLTVITLLASMRIASSKFGAGLRAIKEDEDVAQTMAVNAPRLKIQAFAVSAFFPGVAGGIFAYYLTYIHPDIVFDVNISILIVLMALFGGGTSWLGPLVGATALTFINEGLSTFVKAEFARIIYGCLFIVVIVFMPNGIIEFFKPRKTLPEETSEDVAQPGSAP from the coding sequence GTGCCGGACAATTCTCCCAGTAAACGATATTGGGTATTTGCAGCAGTTTTCGTTCTGTTCTGCCTGGCTCTTTTCCCATGGCTCGGGCCGCCCGTTTATTTTGTCTCCTTCTTATTTACCGTCTTCATGTACATCGTTCTGGCAACATCATGGAATATCATCGGCGGTTACGCCGGCTACCTTTCATTCGGCCATGTGGCCTTCTTCGGGATTGGTGCGTATGCAACCGTGATGATGGCGAATCTCCTGAATCTTTCTCCCATCGGCACAGTGCTCGGCACAATTCCTTCAGGGGCAATCGCTGCCCTGATAGCTGTCATCATAGGTTATCCCTGTTTGGCACTGCGGGGGCCGTATTTTGCGGTTATCACGCTTTGTTTCGCCTTTGTCGTCCATTTGGCCGTCAAGAATTTCTCATTTTTGGGGGGAGCCGACGGCCTGTGGATCAAATCTATGGAACTGCCTATTCATGTGAGCCGGGCGATTCTGTTTGAGTTAATGCTCGGTTTGACGGTCATCACGCTGCTTGCGAGCATGAGGATTGCGTCGTCCAAATTCGGTGCAGGTTTGAGAGCGATCAAGGAAGACGAAGATGTGGCTCAGACTATGGCGGTAAACGCTCCGCGTCTTAAAATTCAGGCTTTCGCTGTCTCCGCCTTTTTTCCGGGAGTTGCAGGTGGAATTTTTGCTTACTATTTGACCTACATTCATCCGGATATTGTATTTGACGTAAATATATCTATTCTCATCGTTCTCATGGCATTGTTCGGCGGTGGTACATCGTGGCTGGGGCCACTGGTAGGAGCAACAGCGCTGACATTCATAAATGAAGGGCTTTCCACATTTGTAAAAGCCGAATTTGCACGAATTATCTACGGCTGTCTATTTATTGTCGTTATTGTATTTATGCCGAACGGCATTATCGAATTTTTCAAACCTCGGAAAACACTTCCCGAAGAAACCTCGGAAGATGTTGCTCAACCCGGCTCTGCTCCTTGA
- a CDS encoding N-acyl homoserine lactonase family protein, translating to MSTWVIRPLVFGTIEVKKDQLTVGLDAGLPLVVPYLGFHLTDGSCNVLLDTGINSKYIVNGRAWAGSPAEGGGQWVIDSLGGIGLSPKDIQYVIYSHLHNDHAGNCDLFPDAIHVFQEAEWKELLDPLPSMRIRGDFDQSLIPVLESLKCMKLVGDLDFMPGLRLILTPGHTAGSQCLIVTTLDGDYILAGDTIHVLPIAFPEMTEMILMDGRPLPITPAPRHWGPAVASSLVYDHYAWFKSIYRIKSFLRDTKFLIPGHEPSIVTKKFG from the coding sequence GTGTCCACCTGGGTTATTCGACCGCTGGTTTTCGGAACCATCGAGGTAAAAAAAGACCAGCTCACCGTTGGCCTGGATGCAGGTTTGCCGCTGGTTGTGCCGTATCTCGGTTTTCACCTTACAGACGGTTCCTGCAATGTGCTTCTAGATACAGGTATCAATTCAAAGTACATCGTGAACGGCAGGGCATGGGCCGGGAGTCCGGCGGAAGGTGGCGGACAATGGGTGATCGATTCCCTGGGCGGGATCGGTTTGTCTCCAAAAGACATTCAATACGTTATTTACAGTCACCTCCACAATGACCATGCCGGAAACTGCGATCTTTTCCCGGACGCGATTCACGTGTTTCAGGAGGCCGAGTGGAAAGAATTGCTGGATCCGCTCCCCTCCATGCGTATCCGGGGTGATTTCGATCAGAGCCTCATTCCCGTGCTGGAGAGCCTGAAATGTATGAAGCTCGTTGGCGATCTCGATTTCATGCCGGGTCTGCGTTTGATTCTCACTCCTGGGCATACAGCGGGAAGCCAATGCCTCATCGTTACCACGCTGGACGGCGATTATATCCTGGCGGGAGACACTATTCACGTCTTACCCATAGCGTTTCCCGAGATGACCGAGATGATTCTCATGGACGGTCGGCCGCTGCCCATTACCCCGGCTCCGAGGCATTGGGGACCGGCTGTGGCTTCGAGCCTCGTGTACGATCATTATGCATGGTTCAAATCGATATATCGCATTAAATCCTTCTTGCGGGATACGAAATTTCTGATCCCCGGCCATGAACCGTCAATTGTGACGAAAAAGTTTGGTTAA
- a CDS encoding 3-keto-5-aminohexanoate cleavage protein, with amino-acid sequence MQKLIITAAITGAATIPSLSPYLPLTPRQIADSAIEASQAGASIVHIHARRPEDGFPSADPEHFREIITRIKHNCDAVICITTGGSVLMTVEQRAATIPLFKPEMCSFNMGSINFALHTSAKHIKEFKYPWEQQYLEMSKDFIFKNTFKDFEYLAKVTRENDTKAELEIYDVGHLYNLDHLVSEGLMSPPLHLQFVMGVLGAIRGTPEDLTFLTTKAEVLFGKKNFTWSVIGVGAAEINLSTMAILMGGHVRVGLEDNIFLKRNVLAKSNAELVEKIAKLADMLNRDIATPNEAREILHLKGKEKVNF; translated from the coding sequence ATGCAGAAGTTAATCATCACCGCGGCGATAACAGGTGCAGCTACCATTCCATCACTATCGCCTTACCTCCCTTTAACCCCAAGGCAAATTGCCGATTCAGCAATTGAGGCTTCTCAGGCGGGAGCTTCAATCGTCCATATTCATGCAAGAAGGCCCGAAGACGGTTTTCCGTCTGCCGATCCGGAGCATTTTCGCGAAATAATCACGAGAATAAAGCACAATTGTGATGCCGTAATCTGTATTACGACCGGCGGTTCGGTCCTCATGACGGTAGAACAAAGAGCCGCGACAATTCCCCTGTTTAAGCCGGAGATGTGCTCGTTCAATATGGGCTCCATCAATTTTGCTCTGCATACTTCTGCAAAACACATAAAAGAGTTCAAGTATCCCTGGGAACAGCAGTATCTCGAAATGAGCAAGGATTTCATATTCAAGAACACTTTCAAGGATTTTGAGTACCTGGCCAAAGTCACCCGAGAGAATGACACAAAAGCCGAACTGGAAATCTATGACGTCGGCCACCTCTATAACCTGGATCATCTTGTCAGCGAGGGATTGATGTCTCCGCCTCTGCACCTTCAGTTTGTTATGGGAGTACTTGGGGCAATCAGAGGCACGCCTGAAGACTTGACATTTCTTACCACCAAAGCTGAGGTACTTTTCGGAAAGAAGAACTTTACGTGGTCCGTAATCGGCGTAGGAGCTGCAGAGATTAACCTGTCCACCATGGCCATATTGATGGGAGGTCACGTGAGGGTCGGTCTCGAGGACAATATTTTCTTGAAGCGCAACGTATTGGCTAAGAGCAACGCTGAATTAGTGGAAAAAATCGCTAAACTGGCCGATATGCTGAACCGTGATATAGCAACTCCCAATGAGGCCAGAGAAATCCTTCACTTGAAAGGCAAAGAGAAGGTCAATTTCTGA
- a CDS encoding ankyrin repeat domain-containing protein, with translation MDYALMKAAQNGDCETIRLLLTHGMDVNEIDDVFGVTPLTVASFSGQTEVISLLLEYGAGIDLTDRQGRTALMQAAFRGHNGAVELLLARGADIHEPDHVGKTPLMEAARAGHVGVGRILVNHGAQPDDLDQFGRTALIFCALEGYGEFAQLLLDAGADPRISDKNGWTALHWAVFEAHTDMVHLLVRETKIDSRDKWGRTPLMVAVRENHIEVAECLLSNGATADAPDKNQRTPLIVSCCHGFPKIAELLLSSGADPNAQDKKGRTPLMLACIKGHSELVEILLSHGAMPATETQDGYTALLGACAFGQTHIVKLLINKGVDCRAVNSLGYSALLVASRAGKQEIVKLLMEL, from the coding sequence ATGGATTACGCATTGATGAAAGCCGCTCAGAACGGCGACTGTGAAACAATCCGACTTTTGTTGACTCATGGCATGGACGTGAATGAGATAGACGACGTATTCGGGGTCACACCACTGACAGTTGCATCTTTCAGTGGACAAACGGAGGTGATTTCTCTCCTTCTCGAATATGGTGCCGGAATCGATTTGACGGACAGGCAGGGGCGAACCGCATTGATGCAGGCAGCTTTTCGCGGCCACAACGGAGCCGTAGAACTGCTCCTCGCCCGAGGCGCGGATATACACGAACCGGATCATGTGGGTAAGACGCCTCTCATGGAAGCGGCACGGGCGGGACACGTTGGAGTAGGGCGCATATTGGTCAATCATGGTGCCCAGCCAGACGATCTAGATCAATTCGGACGCACGGCACTAATATTCTGCGCACTCGAGGGCTACGGAGAATTTGCACAGCTTCTCCTTGATGCTGGCGCAGATCCCCGGATTTCGGACAAGAACGGCTGGACAGCATTGCATTGGGCGGTCTTTGAAGCCCACACGGATATGGTCCATCTTCTTGTGAGAGAGACCAAAATTGACTCGCGCGATAAATGGGGGCGCACTCCTCTTATGGTGGCAGTCCGTGAAAATCATATTGAAGTTGCGGAATGCTTGCTGTCAAACGGTGCCACAGCAGACGCTCCGGACAAGAATCAGCGCACGCCTCTCATTGTTTCCTGCTGCCACGGATTTCCGAAAATTGCAGAATTGCTGCTTTCATCCGGAGCCGACCCGAATGCACAAGATAAAAAGGGTCGCACTCCTCTCATGTTGGCGTGCATCAAGGGCCACTCCGAACTTGTAGAAATTCTGCTTTCTCACGGGGCAATGCCGGCGACTGAAACTCAGGACGGTTACACGGCACTCCTGGGTGCATGCGCTTTCGGCCAGACTCATATAGTGAAGCTGTTGATAAATAAAGGGGTTGATTGCAGGGCAGTGAATTCTTTGGGATATTCCGCTCTTCTCGTTGCCTCCAGGGCCGGCAAACAGGAGATTGTGAAACTGCTCATGGAGCTATAG
- a CDS encoding TetR/AcrR family transcriptional regulator: MKKPKMQQKLSSDDRKAQILSAARTLFAKKGYAEATLDDIAEKVGVSRPRIIQLFGSKQNIYETIAEAAYKGHPMDKDLAEPIQRKDDFAVFEAFARHILGHTVNREDREIFKILMYARLKEDRFHRVHFHKKDTLMISRLSEYVGQRITEGAFKDLDPRTVIFCYQAMISNLAIYKNVMKQMEFVTVEELSHDCAKIFLEGIRAEAQEKEEEKPIPVARKKLVRKTISEPLKKPKLVKVGR, from the coding sequence ATGAAAAAACCAAAAATGCAACAGAAGCTGTCTTCTGATGACCGGAAGGCGCAGATTCTCTCGGCTGCACGCACACTCTTTGCCAAAAAGGGATATGCGGAAGCCACCCTCGACGATATAGCAGAGAAAGTGGGAGTCAGCAGGCCGAGAATAATTCAGCTATTCGGGTCAAAACAGAACATTTACGAAACCATAGCCGAGGCGGCCTATAAAGGCCACCCCATGGACAAAGATCTTGCAGAACCGATCCAGCGTAAGGACGATTTTGCAGTTTTCGAGGCGTTTGCCCGTCACATTCTGGGACACACGGTAAACAGAGAAGATCGAGAGATCTTTAAGATACTCATGTATGCACGGCTGAAGGAAGACCGGTTCCATAGAGTTCATTTCCACAAAAAAGACACCCTCATGATCAGTCGCTTGTCGGAATATGTAGGCCAGCGCATTACAGAGGGCGCCTTCAAGGATCTCGATCCCAGAACGGTAATCTTCTGCTATCAAGCCATGATATCCAATCTCGCGATTTACAAAAATGTAATGAAGCAGATGGAGTTCGTGACCGTAGAGGAACTTAGTCACGATTGCGCAAAAATCTTCCTGGAAGGAATACGCGCGGAAGCGCAAGAGAAGGAAGAGGAGAAACCTATTCCGGTAGCCAGGAAGAAACTTGTAAGAAAGACTATTTCCGAACCATTGAAGAAACCGAAGCTTGTTAAAGTAGGCAGGTAA
- a CDS encoding cyclase family protein: MGRKRLVDLSIAIEAGLPSDPPMMIPKIDYLDHAGGAEQMKMFFPGVTTDQLPGGLGWAVEFLTLTTHSGTHLDAPYHYHPTMDGGKKALCVDEIPLEWCFADGVVLDFRHKSDGDRITAADVEKSLDEIGYELKPLDIVLIQTGADSAWGTPEYLVKGPGMDRESTLFLTEKGIRVVGIDAWSWDRPLPFLAKDFQETGDPKVIWEAHFAGIEIGYCHMEKMANLSAIGRSHGFTVCCFPVKIKGASAGWVRPVAIVEED, translated from the coding sequence ATGGGTCGCAAGCGCTTGGTCGATCTGAGTATTGCTATAGAAGCAGGACTTCCGAGCGACCCGCCTATGATGATCCCGAAAATCGATTACTTGGACCATGCAGGCGGGGCCGAGCAGATGAAGATGTTTTTCCCCGGTGTAACGACGGATCAGTTACCCGGGGGGCTCGGCTGGGCGGTAGAGTTCCTTACGCTTACCACACACAGTGGTACACATTTGGATGCGCCGTACCATTATCACCCTACTATGGACGGAGGCAAAAAGGCTCTGTGCGTAGATGAAATTCCTCTGGAATGGTGTTTTGCCGATGGTGTTGTTCTGGATTTTCGGCACAAATCCGACGGAGATCGTATTACCGCGGCTGACGTGGAGAAATCGCTTGATGAAATCGGATATGAGCTCAAGCCGTTGGATATTGTGCTGATTCAGACAGGAGCGGATTCAGCGTGGGGAACTCCGGAATACCTGGTAAAAGGGCCGGGTATGGACAGAGAAAGCACTCTCTTTCTGACGGAAAAGGGGATCCGAGTTGTCGGTATCGACGCTTGGAGTTGGGACCGACCCCTGCCATTCCTCGCGAAAGATTTTCAGGAGACCGGCGATCCCAAAGTAATTTGGGAAGCGCATTTTGCAGGTATAGAAATCGGCTACTGCCATATGGAAAAGATGGCCAACCTCTCGGCAATCGGCAGGTCACACGGCTTTACTGTGTGCTGTTTCCCTGTGAAGATCAAGGGTGCCAGCGCAGGCTGGGTGCGGCCGGTTGCCATAGTAGAAGAGGACTGA
- a CDS encoding amino acid ABC transporter substrate-binding protein — protein sequence MTLNLSRIYSLWTLVACLVALPCFVFAAEKPIVIGGSLPLTGQAAETGVWIERGMKFWADETNAKGGLLGRPVEFKIYDDESNAQKAVTFAEKAITVDKVDLLFGGYPGTAARAVMPVAEKHQYVYVSMGGHMKSFEQGYKFSFGAPPLMGEWWYEGFFQWLETVPPDKRPKKAAVYTMNNPIGGSLMDSINRWTKKLNIEIAIDERYDLPLPDATPMIFKAKQMNCDIFFANGLFSDGVMMIRAAKALDYNPKAIVQGIGSIVPAWLKELGKDGYYVFSGTSLHNKLSYPGNDKLNAYVKEKFKLDGYPEYFGFGYAWMQTLGQAVEGAKSLDQTKIRDWLRANEVKTICGPMTFDEKGLPQPINFCTQIIDGQVELIWPEKFRTKAPVYPKPPWN from the coding sequence ATGACATTGAACCTCTCGAGAATCTATTCTCTATGGACATTGGTCGCATGCCTGGTTGCGCTACCGTGCTTCGTTTTTGCAGCCGAGAAACCGATCGTGATCGGAGGATCGCTCCCGCTTACGGGACAAGCTGCCGAAACTGGAGTCTGGATCGAACGCGGCATGAAATTTTGGGCAGACGAGACAAATGCAAAAGGCGGGCTTTTGGGTCGGCCTGTGGAATTCAAGATTTACGACGATGAATCGAATGCTCAGAAAGCAGTTACCTTTGCAGAAAAGGCGATCACTGTCGACAAAGTGGACCTGCTCTTCGGTGGATACCCCGGCACCGCTGCTCGCGCAGTTATGCCGGTAGCTGAAAAGCACCAGTACGTGTACGTGTCCATGGGCGGTCACATGAAAAGCTTCGAACAGGGCTACAAGTTTTCTTTCGGCGCTCCTCCGCTCATGGGTGAATGGTGGTATGAGGGCTTCTTTCAATGGCTCGAGACCGTGCCACCGGATAAGAGACCGAAAAAAGCCGCGGTTTACACCATGAACAATCCCATAGGGGGATCTCTCATGGACTCCATTAACCGTTGGACCAAGAAACTGAATATCGAGATAGCCATCGACGAAAGGTACGATTTGCCTCTGCCGGACGCGACTCCAATGATTTTCAAAGCCAAACAGATGAACTGCGACATTTTCTTTGCAAACGGACTGTTTTCCGACGGGGTCATGATGATTCGTGCGGCCAAGGCACTGGACTATAATCCGAAAGCAATCGTTCAAGGCATAGGCTCCATTGTTCCCGCATGGCTGAAAGAGTTGGGAAAAGACGGGTACTATGTCTTTTCGGGCACTTCGTTGCACAACAAGCTCAGCTATCCGGGTAACGACAAGTTGAATGCGTACGTGAAGGAAAAATTCAAACTCGATGGATATCCCGAGTACTTCGGATTCGGATATGCCTGGATGCAGACTCTGGGACAGGCCGTCGAGGGAGCGAAGAGCCTGGATCAGACGAAAATCCGAGATTGGTTGCGAGCAAACGAAGTAAAGACGATCTGCGGCCCCATGACCTTTGATGAAAAGGGGTTGCCCCAGCCGATCAACTTCTGCACTCAGATTATCGATGGACAGGTCGAGTTAATCTGGCCTGAGAAGTTCAGAACGAAAGCTCCTGTATATCCCAAACCGCCCTGGAACTAA
- a CDS encoding ABC transporter ATP-binding protein, with protein MLGINALEVNYQHLRALRGVSLKVEKSDLTALIGSNGSGKTTLLNAVSGLVPRSSGTITWEGRDITNLMPDAICRLGIVQVPEGRKLFPKMTVQENLEMGAYLPEARAKSVQTIRRVFDLFPRLAERRNQASGLLSGGEQQMLALGRSLMSCPRLLMLDEPSLGLAPIVASEIFRIVSDLNRDGLTVLLVSQEVLYTLSISKYAYLLESGKITLAGPAAALVEDPRVKSSYLGI; from the coding sequence ATGCTGGGAATTAACGCTCTCGAAGTCAACTACCAGCACTTGAGAGCTTTGAGAGGCGTATCGCTGAAGGTGGAAAAGAGTGATCTCACAGCACTTATCGGCTCCAACGGTTCAGGGAAAACGACGCTCTTGAATGCAGTTTCCGGACTTGTTCCTCGTAGCAGCGGAACCATAACCTGGGAAGGGCGCGACATCACCAATCTCATGCCCGATGCCATTTGCCGTCTTGGAATCGTGCAGGTTCCCGAGGGTCGCAAACTGTTTCCCAAAATGACGGTCCAGGAGAATCTCGAAATGGGAGCGTATCTTCCTGAGGCCAGAGCGAAATCCGTACAGACCATCCGTAGAGTTTTCGATCTTTTTCCTCGTCTTGCGGAACGTAGGAATCAGGCTTCAGGCTTGCTGTCCGGAGGCGAACAGCAGATGCTTGCATTGGGCCGCAGCCTCATGAGTTGTCCTCGTTTGCTCATGCTGGACGAGCCCTCTCTGGGGCTGGCTCCGATAGTCGCTTCGGAAATATTTCGTATCGTCTCGGACTTGAACAGGGACGGTCTGACGGTCCTGCTGGTGTCTCAGGAAGTGCTGTATACACTGTCCATCTCGAAATACGCATATCTGTTGGAAAGCGGCAAAATCACCCTGGCGGGCCCTGCTGCTGCGCTTGTGGAAGATCCAAGAGTAAAGTCGTCATATCTGGGGATCTAG
- a CDS encoding ABC transporter ATP-binding protein, translating to MLKGSGITKRFGGLVALSDVDFEVNRGEIVGLIGPNGSGKTTLFNVISGFYKPDGGEVSLLGERISGKPPHRIAAMGIGRTFQIVRPLMDLTLVENVAIAVLYGRMGISESTEAKDKAYEILRFTGLAAKAYSLPGQLVLEDRKRLEVARALGSRPEIILLDEVFAGLNRKEILGAIELTFRIRDEYRVTIFMIEHVMKAIMESCSRIMALHHGVKIADGKPEEVANHPEVIRAYLGADYAGN from the coding sequence ATGCTTAAAGGATCAGGGATAACCAAAAGGTTTGGCGGACTTGTCGCTCTCTCCGACGTTGATTTCGAGGTGAACAGGGGAGAAATTGTCGGCCTTATTGGACCTAACGGGTCAGGCAAGACTACTCTCTTCAATGTGATTTCCGGTTTCTACAAACCTGATGGAGGTGAGGTGAGTCTCCTGGGTGAGCGTATCAGCGGGAAACCACCTCACCGCATCGCAGCCATGGGGATAGGGCGGACTTTTCAGATCGTCCGGCCGCTCATGGATCTCACTCTCGTAGAGAATGTTGCTATTGCGGTGCTCTACGGCCGCATGGGAATTTCCGAGTCCACGGAAGCCAAAGATAAAGCGTACGAAATTCTCCGATTTACGGGGTTGGCAGCAAAAGCTTACAGCCTTCCGGGACAGTTGGTCCTGGAGGACAGAAAACGGCTCGAGGTGGCACGGGCACTTGGCTCCAGACCAGAAATCATACTCCTGGACGAAGTCTTTGCAGGCCTGAATCGTAAGGAAATTCTGGGGGCAATCGAACTGACTTTCCGGATCAGGGATGAATACAGGGTCACGATTTTCATGATCGAACATGTGATGAAGGCCATCATGGAATCCTGTTCGCGCATAATGGCGCTTCATCACGGGGTAAAGATTGCCGACGGGAAACCGGAGGAAGTGGCGAACCATCCGGAGGTGATCCGAGCTTACCTGGGAGCCGATTATGCTGGGAATTAA